A genomic window from Engraulis encrasicolus isolate BLACKSEA-1 chromosome 14, IST_EnEncr_1.0, whole genome shotgun sequence includes:
- the LOC134462983 gene encoding zinc finger protein 473-like, translated as MSNCAAAYQTQIASIMDVLAKAAVAEISKVVEDAVVILRVETCQRQNEVEALKRNLEVVSNELRATRRALVRECINGRAAAADIIETRDQESVINRGCTGKAVRAEESRGAAEDKVNALKVKVSVKVKSEAGLGDLGSRDVCGWNAGTPGAGTGRALDRGLSHRWPTEGGDDDTDTGAPSEPPPRRPTTHNVNILPAAVSMATSAPPTARPRLRRWWPHGHLGTRPARTAQAAGKSIGALARGSGSCFNAGLRGGQGGLWGHFRLRGLQRSASAQQTVWGGRGVNKRRFPCGFCGKTFDRLSHLERHRRIHTGERPYGCSLCGRRFTQKSSLKGHLKTHRGMSAGVSDGTVGGDGQAPEDDWSSQFPSAMEDGNSQFVAAAGDDSDPPLSSSARTVGLEDAGHTHTQPTTGNGHVLFPPCGREEAGTHTQPCVTVAGAAESHSDSYTYTTTRAEQSCAAEQLRPGQVEEVTQNRERHTQSEQYCGTLKHTDHNHNHTHTDVTHTHHGAQTEEAGIVNGFLDHDMNLNLHCLADSQPALLMHPESSTTHLTLSHTLQTHSQEASTLSLSRHTHLPHTQERTSALSLHTHSHPSHSQDQHTRPSQSSEGRRGLSHSQEGRPGFSQSQGVGSLCAVSQEAEGFGELQMDLKAEHLEEEEDEEDEEEEEEESLHQGPPRYKTEVESDGHQARMETGVAVTERDIGAIEHSESSLWERDAVESHCPVVSHCDDMRGGRPSSWAQQPPGPAHMIKQEEEVCPLSDPLLDLLANQQSPETEAENTECGGSGPVHLSDDDPLSCSSLPTTELAAAFSSAQDKDGRRRFLCGFCEKTFDRLSHLERHRRIHTGERPYGCSLCGRRFTQKSSLKGHLRTHTGERPYQCPRCSLAFATSSARNRHQCTQPAPHGRLAYAW; from the exons ATGTCAAACTGTGCAGCAGCATATCAAACTCAGATAGCATCGATAATGGATGTGCTCGCCAAGGCTGCTGTTGCCGAAATAAGCAAAGTGGTGGAGGACGCCGTCGTCATTTTACGGGTGGAAACTTGTCAACGGCAAAACGAAGTCGAAGCCCTGAAGAGAAACCTGGAAGTCGTCTCGAACGAGCTGCGAGCCACACGTAGGGCTCTCGTGCGGgagtgcatcaacgggagggcagcagcagcagatattATTGAAACACGCGACCAGGAGTCTGTCATCAACCGAG GCTGCACAGGGAAAGCTGTACGAGCAGAGGAGAGCCGGGGTGCGGCAGAGGACAAGGTCAACGCCCTCAAGGTTAAGGTCAGTGTGAAG GTGAAGAGCGAAGCTGGACTTGGAGACCTGGGCTCCCGTGACGTCTGCGGCTGGAACGCTGGAACGCCAGGCGCTGGGACGGGCCGAG CACTTGACCGAGGGCTCAGCCATAGGTGGCCAACTGAGGGCGGTGATGATGACACGGATACAGGTGCACCGAGCGAACCTCCACCCCGACGCCCGACGACCCACAACGTCAACATCCTCCCTGCTGCCgtttccatggccacctcagctCCACCCACAGCGAGGCCGCGGCTGAGGAGGTGGTGGCCTCACGGGCACCTCGGCACACGGCCGGCGCGCACTGCTCAGGCTGCAGGGAAGAGTATCGGTGCTCTGGCGAGAGGGAGCGGGAGCTGCTTCAACGCCGGGCTCAGGGGGGGGCAGGGTGGCCTGTGGGGTCATTTCAG GTTGCGCGGTCTTCAGAGGTCTGCGTCGGCACAGCAGACGGTGTGGGGTGGTCGCGGCGTCAACAAGCGGCGGTTCCCGTGCGGGTTCTGCGGGAAGACCTTCGATCGCCTCAGCCATCTGGAACGCCACCGCCGCATCCACACGGGCGAACGACCCTACGGCTGCTCTCTCTGCGGGCGACGCTTCACTCAGAAGAGCAGCCTGAAAGGACACCTGAAGACACACAGAG GGATGTCTGCAGGTGTGTCCGATGGCACGGTGGGAGGGGACGGCCAGGCGCCAGAGGACGACTGGAGCTCCCAGTTTCCCTCTGCGATGGAGGACGGGAATTCCCAGTTCGTTGCCGCCGCCGGCGACGACAGTGACCCACCGCTAAGCAGCTCGGCGAGGACGGTTGGGCTGGAGGACGCtggccacacccacacccagccgACGACAGGAAATGGCCACGTGCTCTTCCCGCCGTGCGGGAGGGaggaagcaggcacacacacacagccatgcgtGACGGTGGCGGGGGCCGCCGAGTCACACTCGGATTCATACACGTACACCACGACCAGAGCTGAG cagtcctGTGCAGCGGAGCAACTGAGGCCAGGGCAAGTGGAGGAAGTGACTCAGAACCGCGAAAGACATACTCAATCTGAACAATACTGCGGCACGCTGAAACACAccgaccacaaccacaaccatacacacactgacgtcacgcacacacaccacggaGCTCAGACAGAGGAGGCTGGCATCGTTAACGGTTTTCTTGACCACGACATGAACTTGAACCTGCACTGCCTGGCAGACTCACAACCAGCGCTGCTAATGCATCCAGAGAGTTCAACTACTcacctcacactctcacacacacttcagacacaCAGCCAGGAGGCCTCCACGCTCTCACTGTCACggcacacacaccttccacacACTCAGGAGCGCACTTCTGcgctctccctacacacacactcacatccctcCCACAGTCAGGACCAGCACACACGCCCCTCCCAGAGTTCGGAGGGCAGGCGTGGGCTCTCACACAGTCAGGAGGGAAGGCCTGGTTTCTCCCAGAGTCAGGGTGTCGGGTCTTTGTGTGCAGTCAGTCAGGAGGCTGAGGGCTTTGGAGAGCTGCAGATGGACCTGAAGGCTGAAcacctggaggaggaagaggacgaggaagatgaagaggaggaggaggaggagagccttCATCAGGGGCCGCCTCGTTACAAGACCGAGGTGGAGTCGGATGGGCATCAGGCCCGTATGGAGACTGGGGTTGCAGTGACAGAACGGGACATTGGCGCCATAGAACACAGCGAGTCCTCACTATGGGAACGTGATGCAGTAGAGTCCCACTGCCCTGTTGTCTCCCATTGCGACGACATGCGAGGAGGACGCCCTTCTTCCTGGGCCCAGCAGCCACCAGGCCCCGCCCACATGATCAAACAGGAAGAGGAAGTGTGTCCACTTTCCGACCCACTGCTGGACCTGCTGGCCAATCAGCAGTCTCCAGAGACTGAGGCTGAGAACACTGAATGCGGTGGCAGCGGCCCAGTTCACCTGTCAGACGACGATCCTCTTTCTTGCTCGTCCCTGCCGACCACCGAGCTCGCGGCAGCGTTTTCGTCTGCACAG GACAAGGATGGCAGGCGGCGGTTCCTGTGCGGATTCTGCGAGAAGACCTTCGATCGCCTCAGCCATCTGGAACGCCATCGCCGCATCCACACGGGCGAACGACCCTACGGCTGCTCCCTCTGCGGACGACGCTTCACTCAGAAGAGCAGCCTGAAAGGACACCTGCGGACACACACCGGGGAACGCCCGTATCAATGCCCGCGCTGCTCGCTTGCCTTTGCAACATCCAGCGCTCGCAACCGGCACCAGTGCACTCAGCCAGCGCCTCATGGCAGACTGGCGTATGCCTGGTGA